A genome region from Candidatus Eremiobacteraceae bacterium includes the following:
- a CDS encoding alpha/beta hydrolase, producing the protein MLANPYEWRIRDKGSGPAILLLHAFPYDGRMWDGQADVLAASHRVLVPDMPGFGGAAAWPATPPHVDAWAADLLSGLGRLGVTKAIVAGCSLGGYLAFALMRAAPDFLQGLALVDSRSIPDSKDRRTARLEDAERIIREGRSFFIERTRRPLDEELSAYPAARASAEKMLADASSGGLADALVALATRPDSTPQLASIKVPAVVMRGVNDPILGRDEAVGLAAAVAGAVYVEFEGAGHIPTFQRPDQVTAALLALAARCGS; encoded by the coding sequence ATGCTCGCAAACCCATACGAATGGCGGATCCGCGACAAAGGCAGTGGGCCTGCGATACTGCTCCTTCATGCATTTCCATATGACGGTCGCATGTGGGATGGACAGGCCGACGTGTTAGCCGCGTCACACCGCGTCCTCGTCCCCGACATGCCAGGTTTCGGAGGTGCCGCAGCATGGCCCGCGACGCCGCCGCACGTCGATGCGTGGGCGGCCGACCTGCTCTCGGGCCTCGGGAGGTTGGGGGTGACCAAGGCAATCGTGGCGGGCTGTTCGCTGGGAGGTTATCTCGCCTTTGCCCTGATGCGCGCCGCGCCAGACTTCTTGCAGGGTTTGGCTCTCGTCGATTCGCGCTCGATTCCCGATTCAAAGGATAGAAGAACCGCGCGGCTCGAGGACGCCGAGCGCATCATACGAGAAGGGCGCTCGTTCTTCATAGAACGCACGCGCCGGCCGCTCGATGAAGAGCTGTCAGCATACCCCGCGGCGCGTGCCTCGGCCGAAAAGATGTTGGCCGACGCATCAAGCGGCGGGCTCGCCGATGCGCTCGTCGCGCTTGCCACGCGCCCGGATTCTACGCCCCAACTCGCGTCGATCAAGGTGCCGGCTGTCGTCATGCGCGGCGTGAACGATCCGATTCTCGGGCGCGACGAGGCGGTCGGACTAGCGGCCGCCGTAGCCGGAGCGGTCTACGTCGAATTCGAAGGCGCCGGCCATATCCCCACGTTCCAGCGGCCGGACCAAGTGACCGCGGCACTCCTCGCTCTCGCCGCTCGCTGCGGATCCTAG
- a CDS encoding plastocyanin/azurin family copper-binding protein, producing MYKARFAAALLAVIAAAGCTPGSATGGSGGGVALGAVIIHISLLNFAPHGSQYGIVAGYSPNPLIVSVGSTVQFVNDDNFTHTASSVGQSGFPPGNPLNQQALNQSGTDLGQLKWSSGALAGGTPSQVFTASVPGTYYFGCYFHYPEPMRGVIIVQ from the coding sequence ATGTACAAGGCGAGATTTGCCGCAGCGCTTCTGGCGGTGATCGCGGCGGCCGGTTGCACACCGGGCTCGGCCACCGGCGGATCCGGCGGCGGCGTCGCGCTCGGTGCGGTCATCATACACATCAGCTTATTGAATTTCGCTCCGCATGGATCGCAATACGGCATCGTCGCCGGCTATAGTCCGAATCCGCTGATCGTCTCCGTGGGCTCTACGGTGCAGTTCGTCAACGATGACAACTTCACGCACACGGCGTCGAGCGTTGGGCAGAGCGGCTTTCCCCCCGGCAATCCGCTCAACCAGCAGGCGCTGAACCAAAGCGGTACCGATCTCGGGCAATTGAAGTGGTCCTCGGGCGCGCTTGCCGGCGGAACGCCGTCGCAAGTCTTCACGGCAAGCGTCCCCGGCACATACTATTTCGGCTGCTATTTCCATTACCCCGAGCCTATGCGCGGCGTCATCATCGTCCAGTGA